One region of Candidatus Dormiibacterota bacterium genomic DNA includes:
- the hisZ gene encoding ATP phosphoribosyltransferase regulatory subunit, producing MRLPPGVRDWLPQEYAFKRDVQERIRDVFRRWSYTEVLTPTFESYEVLERGLGERLMQQTFRFADPLGQSLALRTEMTTPIARLVSSRMRGASLPLRLSYVASAFRYEEPQLGRMREFTQAGAELIGAAEAGADAEALFMAIETLDAVGLGDARFDINDSSIVDGVLAELGLSGADFVRCKELLTERNLVALRAFGEDIVRLSTLRGDRDAIERLRPLCTTPSSRAGLARIESILALAQELGYRERIKLDFALLGDLEYYTGFVFEGYIDDLGFSLCGGGRYDSLLPRFGYDVAAVGWMVGVERILLALERRRETERPRNDVDVLVSGSVVIGRRERAKGLRVRIDVRGLDREALLAYARHKEIPRVIIANGDKVEEIGLGERP from the coding sequence ATGAGGCTGCCGCCCGGCGTACGCGACTGGTTACCGCAGGAGTACGCCTTCAAGCGCGACGTTCAGGAACGCATCCGAGACGTGTTTCGCCGCTGGTCGTACACCGAGGTGCTCACGCCGACGTTCGAGAGCTACGAAGTGCTCGAGCGCGGTCTGGGCGAACGCCTGATGCAACAGACGTTTCGTTTTGCCGACCCGCTCGGACAGTCGCTCGCGCTGCGAACGGAGATGACGACGCCGATCGCTCGTTTGGTTTCATCGCGCATGCGCGGTGCGTCGCTTCCGCTGCGACTCTCGTACGTGGCGTCGGCATTTCGTTACGAAGAACCGCAACTCGGCCGGATGCGCGAATTTACGCAGGCGGGCGCCGAACTTATCGGAGCGGCCGAAGCCGGCGCGGATGCCGAAGCGCTGTTCATGGCGATCGAAACGCTGGACGCGGTGGGCCTCGGCGATGCGCGATTCGACATCAACGACTCCTCGATCGTTGACGGTGTCCTGGCGGAACTCGGGTTGAGCGGTGCCGACTTCGTGCGCTGCAAGGAACTGCTCACCGAACGGAACCTCGTGGCACTGCGCGCCTTCGGCGAAGACATCGTCCGGCTTTCAACGTTGCGCGGGGACCGGGATGCGATCGAGCGTCTGCGTCCGCTGTGCACGACGCCTTCCTCGCGAGCGGGGCTCGCGCGGATCGAATCGATTCTTGCATTGGCACAGGAGTTGGGCTACCGCGAACGGATCAAACTGGATTTTGCGTTGCTGGGGGATTTGGAGTACTACACCGGGTTCGTCTTCGAGGGGTATATCGACGATCTTGGATTCTCGCTGTGCGGCGGCGGACGTTACGATTCGTTGCTTCCGCGATTCGGGTACGACGTTGCGGCCGTCGGTTGGATGGTCGGCGTCGAGCGCATTCTTTTGGCGCTCGAACGCCGGCGTGAAACCGAGCGGCCGCGCAACGATGTCGACGTGCTCGTCAGCGGCTCGGTGGTGATCGGGCGTAGGGAACGGGCGAAGGGTTTACGCGTGCGCATCGACGTGCGCGGCCTGGACCGCGAAGCGTTGCTGGCCTACGCGCGACACAAGGAGATTCCGCGCGTCATCATCGCTAACGGCGATAAGGTCGAAGAGATCGGCCTCGGAGAACGGCCATGA